CTGATGGTCCTGAATGgactaggcagagctgacaccaacttggctggggtgtcccccagaagcagagcataagtttgaactacagacagtagagagccaatattcataactttaactacaaaaatgatgcacacagatagacagcataatcctaaccagcaaaccataacctcgtctgagacaccttatttgaccccctttatataagatttggtgccactccAGGAGCTTGGTTGCAATGATGATCTATaaggtcccagattatgtcactAACGTCACAGGCCCCTAAACACAAGccacttcaacctcaaaaacgtgcagacaaCTGGTGAAACTCCTGgcgaagctgcatctgccaatgaagaggcagcaaaagcctcccccgaacaattaaagaataTCACAGAAGCAAAGGGCTctcttccggaacaagtttttaatgcagACGAGACTGGACTCTTCTGGAAAAAACACCCAACCGCTcttacacttcgaaatcagaaggacgagcccctggcttcaaagcagctcaagaccgtgtgactgtgttATTTTGTGGCAATgcagctgggcatttaataaagccaggcttgctctacagggctggaaatccccgtgccctaaaaggcaaaaacaaaaatctgcctgtgttctggcaatcaaataaaaaggagGCTTGGGTGAGGGCAGCATTCTTTCTGGATTCGTTCTACAcgtgtttcattccggaggtcaagcaGTACCGCGAAGAGAAAGGACTGGACTTTAAAGTGTTCCTGATTGTAGataatgctcctggccaccctgcggcactccgGTTTGCGCATAACGACGCTGATGTCGTCTTTCTCCCCCCcataccacctccatcctctcgaccaaggcgtgattcgctgtttcaaggccacgtacacgaggcttacgttctcacggatatgtagcgctatggatgctgatcccagtTTTCATGTGATGGAGTgctggaagtccttcaacattgccgattgcatcactcacattaaacaggcaatggatgcaatcaagcctgaaacagtcaatgcacgTTGGCGAAACtgatggaaagaatgtgtgaatgattttaagggtttcccgaccattgacaaagaagtgaaacgcattgttcaggtggccaggcaagtgggtggtgatggcttcgttgacatccttgaggaagaaattgaagaattaattgagagccatagagaaacattgactaacaaagagttagaggaactgattaAACGGtctacagaagacgaagatgatgacgaagaacaggaagagccagcaaatTGGAATCTTCATCAATTTGCTGACGTGTTCTAAGCAGTGAAACACCTGAATGATTTAATTTGTGAATgcgatccctctatggaacgaagcctcaaaatcacacgtcGTATTACGGACGATTTGAGACCGTACCAAGAAaggtttgagcagctcaagagacaacagcgacagttgccgatcaccgtggttttcaaggaaaaacaaccagcagcagacgAGCCCacgcaatcaacttctcgagctgaaccggagccaaccacttcgtctacGACTCGCTCTCCGTCGCCCAAGCTCTCCGTCACCGccgtctcctggatcgacatcaagccctgacaaCCCCGCAATAGTGTTGTCAGGGAAAGAGGAAGACTAATCATCGGAGTGTGTACagcactgtaaaattatattttgtatatgtacacttttttatatactgtacattacacatttatacatattactgtacagggttatAGACagaaaaccatgtacagtatactgtactttatgggcgatttaagggattttcaagagtaattttgactatacgtgATTTTTGCCTTACGCGCTGACGTTAGAACCTAACCCCTGCGTAAGATGCCACTCCACtgtacttataactttaaatacaaaaatgatacatgcatccagatagcataatcataaccagcaaatcagaGCCTTGTcatagacaccttatttgacctcctttgtacaagatttggtgccactacaggaccttggttgcaacaatgatctatatggtcccagttcgtgtcaataacgtcacacctcCAACGCAAaatggatgcaggaagggatgacacaaACATCGCTGAGCgcatcccaagagctccccaCCCTTGGTTCTGATTTACTACAGCCAGTATTGGGTTAGAGGCCGTACCAGTGTAGAACAGAAATGGTTTATCAAAGTCATGTTCAATAGCATGATTGAATCTCTTTACAAACTCCAGGTAAAACTTGGTTAGAACAACagtggattggatctgctcttgcagcatggttcctgtaggtctcatgtgatcttgccaagagctaaagaacaTAGCTACTTTATCCATACAAGCTCTGACAAATGTCTGGAACCCAATTAATAGCGAGCCAGTGTAGATCCACcgtgcccggctcaactgcgtcctgctcaacggagccgtccgccacgggaaccgagacgagcgttgcaggaagtgcggctactccaacgagacactgccccacgtcctgtgtagctgcaagccccactccagagcctggcagctgcaccacaacgccatccagaaccgcgCCTCGGGGAGGTCGCCgggaactgcgccatccccggtaccGACAGCCCACTGCAACCCAACGTggtagtcaccgacgaggcccagaaaaagatcatcctcgtcaaCATCACGGTccccttcgagaacaggaccccggccttccgagAAGCCCGAGCTCGGaaactggaaaaatacgcccctctggccgacaccctgagagcgaagggctacaaGGTGCAGCTGGACGCCCTGATTGTCGGAGCCCTGGgcacttgggacccctgcaacgagcgtgtgctgcggacctgtgggatcggtaaACGCTACGCAcagctcatgcggcgcctcatggtctcggacaccatccaatggtccagggacatctacatcgaacacatcaccggccaccgacagtaccaggaggagtgagccggtacgacattgTGCACCCActgtgggaaagggactgagaggctttCCCCATTGGACCGTATGAACTGGAACCGTAAACCCACTGAAcgttaaatcccaccaaatgagggtagacccatccccaccatcgtatccactcactatactccacacctgaacatagccgtTATGTGGATAActtacccccatatctcaatgtctgtactccgaccagttaaacttttacccccagtcagggagattgcagattattgTGTAATCCTTACTCCACCAGCTCCTAAatcgaatttcgcaccccttgataatctgtaccttatccccttgacaaccagaaacttctatgcttgaactctgtaccgcTTCTTATTTCAACATTAGCTTAATAAAATTAATGTAGTCCATAGTAcaggaatcttggcatttagccgTGAAAGCAATGTGGTGGTGTGCAATATGCAAGTGTCCATCTACAATCATGTTTGTTCTGCCACACCTTTGGCCCAATGCCATTGGGGTTTGGGCCCTTTAGGGTTAtcctgtggcttccctttgcaaaattaagTTCTCTCTTTCCTCCTTGCCCTGAAGGATCAAACCCTGATTTCTCTTGCTTAAAAGAATCCACTGGGTGTGCTCTCTGTGCTAACAGCTATTAGCAAgtctttctccctctgtcagcCAGGTAATGTTCATCAACACACCCACTAGCCTCTTTACTGGTTTTCAGGTCCTCAACTGTTACCAATTCCAAGGCTGAactctgtcttaaagagataccatCCATTTTCACTGGCACGTTAGATGCAAGGTTCTGTTGTCCTTCCattaccaacctctgcttccacatggaATGATACGTTAAGTCCACTGAGAGACTACAAGTCAGATCCCAAGTGTCGAGAGGTGAGAGTTGACCTGCCCTTCCCTGCATTCTCCAGAGATTAACTGCccagctgttctgctctgcagactcagctccccagtcttccctctgaacctgggccacatactgttcactcACAGAAccagcatggagacattcctccCTCAACacccttgtctccccaacaagctggccaaacacagccacttggttataggactgtttaactttctaaACAGCTTTCACCCCATCTGAGAcctcctcaaagctatccacactggatccttcaacaggaaagtcagtggatccattcacaacagaacatTTCTGGCTGTCAGGAACTGAAACttccttgattaaatcactttcacacccttcagctgCAGCAAACTGCTTGCAAAAGTACCATGAGGATTATTTTCCTTAGGAGCTTCTTCgagcaacaattcacccctcacagaaattctgcccttaccctcttcacctagggcttgctctaaagGAATATTtttctgagcaacaacagactctttctgggtctcccttacatccagaatcacctctggcccatccagaTGATTTTTACACCACCTCCTTTCAGGCAAGCTCATAGACTTACTAGATAAAAGGTTAGAGGTACCCTCTTTCCCTCTGCAATTTTCCTCcttgttgcaagtttccacactgTTAGTGGGTAACTCAACCAAATCACCTCCATGCTCTCCTTGTACCCTGgttaggatctcaccctgattagacagagttgcgacaccctttcccaacaacacactagcaacaggcaaaatacaagcaccagaattgtctggtcacTGGGATTTTGCtaggacactaactggatgcgacctagttacagggccattctcccgagcagacacaaacttaggacccttcccttcctgggctttagctgaatccagaaccagctctgagacaactgcactaccctcagccgtcacaggctgaaaggccccttctgtctgctccacagaccaagaagagccggacacactttctcctttcccagacacccagcttgggatctcattcctcttgtcccagcacacagggctggtcacagacaactgcttggagatcagggtagctccctccacaggcaagtcaatacccctgacagacacaggcacgtttccttcactgtcccaattctccatccagctaacaggtaaggtccagggacgctcatcttccactctcctcgccttcccaccctgctgactagacacagccatcagctcacaaggctgcctaggctcctCCAAAATTTCCTTGTCCTCCTCTCCCTCATCCCAGCACCCAGGGCTGGTTCCAGACAAATACTGGGAAAGTGGGGCAGCTTCCTTACCACGTAACCTGCTGTTCTCCACACTACACGGAGCTACTTCCAGCAAAGCAGTCACCCTTTTGAGGTTCACTTTTACAAGCTGTACTTGCCCACAATCCACCACCCATCAAAAAtctcccctttccttcctcagtTAGGGCTTCACCCTGACCATCCACTTTAATCTGCTCCTGGGAAACATTGTCCTGACCAATGAGATCTTTCCATGCTTGATCTAattccagattcacttctgagacaTTAGACAGACATTCAGAAACTTCATTCACAGACAAACAGCTATTTGCCTCCTTTCCCAGGTTAGAGTCACCCTCTCCCTGGCCGTAGCAAAACTGGTTCAACACAGACAACTGCTCAGGATAATACAACATGCCAACATTGATAGAAACTGGGCTTTCAAGGGGATAGTTTCTGCTGTTGTTCCCTTGCTTTTTTGACCTGGAGCTGAAGTCTGGCAGTTTCTTGTTGCATCTCTTGAACCCTCTCCTCAGCAGCCAGCAGTTCCATACGCCCCCTACGAGCCCTTTCCTCTCTTTCAGCAGCTTCCTTCTGGCTTATGGTTACTGATCTTTAACCAACAATaccaaaattcaaatttggatagcgtggggttctgatccagagcttaattgacctggttctgtggatcctagCACGACTACGCCCTTGTAACAATGCGGCCTTtggcgggacacaactgagagtattgTTGGGgtcccagggcatggccactaggtaagccgaggggatggaaggccatgaGTGTCGAGGCAGTCTCTTTGCTCAACCCCCCTTCACAGAATTCAGTCCTGGCTGGCCTGAGAAAGCCCTTGCACTCCCAACATAATGCTGcagcagcagacagagctgtttTGTGTAGGTTTTGCTGGTGCCACATTAGGATAACGGCAGGAATCAGCTACAAGGCCATAACCGCTTATTTGCCTCGTTAATCGCAAGGCTAAGCAGGCTGTGCTGTTGTTTTGAATTGCTAAAATGCTCGTTAAAGATTGCCGGAAAAAGTATTGTTGTAACCCATGTAAGGCGAAGCAGTTTCACTTGCCTGATGTGTAATGCAACAGAGATGAGGAGTATAAAGGTATGTGACTCTGCCGGCTCCGTgggcaggatttgagattctgttCTCCCTGCACCTtctttggagctccaaataaacctttctgcttctccaccccgttgtgtttattgggtgacccacactgggcaacaaacccctgctgctgctcgcctctggcactgggtgctggcaacactatcaattcaggacaaatcgCTTAGAACAGGGCACAGGTCCAAGTCGCCAGGAGACGGGCCAATCCCCACGCCTGGGCTGGAGTCGCCCCCTCAGGCCCTGGACTCCCCTGGTCCAACGTCCTGGTAGCCCCTggaaggagagagcagaggggatGGGTTATGGGGTGtaaaggccccacccccaccccagagagggagaggactcACCTGCGTCTGCTCCTCCACAGCACCACGGCCACGGCGGCTACGGCCAGAGCCCCCAGGGTGATGCCCACGGCCAGGCCggggccccagcccctgctgtgccCTGTAAAACAGGGGGTGCCATGCTGGGAATGGGGACAGGAGTATGGGCCCTGGTCCCTCCGCCTCTCCCGCAATTCACCCtgctcccccgacccctgacccactgccctcagccccccatcctgttccctctgcctcccccgcagtcccacccctttctccccccaccttcccaccTCTTCAAGTtctgctcccccatcccagtTCTGTCCCgttcccctcagctcctccatcctgctccccttcatccatccccccacccacctgctctgcttccctgcgCCCCAATCCCGCTGTCTGGACCCACCCCCGTCCCACTCAGAAcgtgcaggaaaagccccagagaCCACGACCGCACCCCCAACCCTGGGGACGCGCACCTACCCCAGGGGATCAGCAGGCTCTGGCCCCCCAGGCTGCTGTGCTCCACCCGGCAGGCGTAGCTGTGCCCGTCGCCCAGCCCCACGGCCAGGGAGCTGCGCAGCTGGTAGGTGAGGTCCGCATTGGGCAGGATCCCGCTGGAGCTCAGCCGCCCGCCCGGCGCCACCTCCTCCCCGTCCTGCAGCCAGGCCACGCGGATGGGCCGGGGGTAGAAACCGGTGACCCGGCAAACCAGCAGTAACGGCGCGGGGGTCCCAGCTGGGGGAGGCGCTCGGGCAAACACCACGGCGACCGGCCGCTCTGAGACAGGGGGAGAGagacggggagggggagagggacgaTTCAGTCTGAGCCTCAGGGACTCACTCGCCAagcccagctccatcccccgGGGTCAGGCGTTGGCCCCGCTGTCCTGGCCAGGCCCTGCAGTTACCAGTGGTGAGGGAAtcccccttcacttcctgtcctaaacggCTGTGCAGTGCGGCTATGAAATGGCTACAGTGCTCCACCCCAGCTATAGCTGCATTTGTACACCAGGCAAGGGGTCCCTGGATAAACGGCCCTGCACTTGACGCCAGAGGTGGTTGCATCTCAGTGAGCAGAGAATGGTGACCAGCCTCACCTTGCCTCTCCAGAGATTCTTTCCCATGCTGGACAAGGCTCTTGATCTGACTGACAAAAGTCGTTCTCAGGAGAAACTGAAGCGTGATGGCTGTGCCCTTATCCAGGTTGAGAAGGTCCCGGGCGTAGAGCGCCAGCTTGTCCCCCTGCCGAGCGACCCAGGTGCCTGCGTCCGCATCGAAGCTGATGAAGTCCTCCCCGTTCACGCCGGCGTCATAGAATCCCCTCGAGGTGCCGTTGGGGTGCAGCTCGCAGCCGAGGGAGCCCTGGGTAACGAAGGGGTCTGgaacaggaagggcagggggaTGAGGACGAGCGTCCggaggtcccaggagggggcagaaataGAAAGATGGGGGAGTAAAGACATAATGTCAGGTGCCATGAGGAGGTTGGGCCATACAAGGGC
The window above is part of the Natator depressus isolate rNatDep1 chromosome 14, rNatDep2.hap1, whole genome shotgun sequence genome. Proteins encoded here:
- the LOC141998367 gene encoding antigen-presenting glycoprotein CD1d-like; its protein translation is MLLPLLLLPWAWGALAASPPLPPASVTLRLLQINVFHNASSADMEGMALLGDLETHSMDCSTCQIRFRQPWAQRGLTPKQWQDLELLIHRYLFNFNRTVNRIAQQQGMAYPFVTQGSLGCELHPNGTSRGFYDAGVNGEDFISFDADAGTWVARQGDKLALYARDLLNLDKGTAITLQFLLRTTFVSQIKSLVQHGKESLERQERPVAVVFARAPPPAGTPAPLLLVCRVTGFYPRPIRVAWLQDGEEVAPGGRLSSSGILPNADLTYQLRSSLAVGLGDGHSYACRVEHSSLGGQSLLIPWGHSRGWGPGLAVGITLGALAVAAVAVVLWRSRRRGYQDVGPGESRA